In one Nicotiana sylvestris chromosome 8, ASM39365v2, whole genome shotgun sequence genomic region, the following are encoded:
- the LOC104238754 gene encoding endoplasmin homolog has translation MRKWTIPSVLFLLCLLFLLPDQGRRIQANAEAESDAPVDPPKVEEKFGAVPHGLSTDSDVVKRESESMSRKTLRADAEKFEFQAEVSRLMDIIINSLYSNKDIFLRELISNASDALDKIRFLSLTDKEVLGEGDNTKLEIQIKLDKEKKILSIRDRGIGMTKEDLIKNLGTIAKSGTSAFVEKMQTSGDLNLIGQFGVGFYSVYLVADYVEVISKHNDDKQYVWESKADGAFAISEDVWNEPLGRGTEIRLHLRDEAGEYLDEYKLKDLVKKYSEFINFPINLWASKEVEKEVPVDEDESTDEEETSETSSSEEGDEDDSEKPEDEKKPKTKKVKETTYEWELLNDVKAIWLRNPKEVTEEEYTKFYHSLAKDFSDEKPLAWSHFNAEGDVEFKAVLFVPPKAPQDLYESYYNSKKSNLKLYVRRVFISDEFDELLPKYLSFLMGLVDSDTLPLNVSREMLQQHSSLKTIKKKLIRKALDMIRKIADEDPDESNDKDKKDVEESSADNEKKGQYTKFWNEFGKSVKLGIIEDATNRNRLAKLLRFETSKSDGKLTSLDQYISRMKAGQKDIFYITGASKEQLEKSPFLERLTKKNYEVIFFTDPVDEYLMQYLMDYEDNKFQNVSKEGLKLGKDSKAKELKESFKELTKWWKGALASDNIDDVKISNRLADTPCVVVTSKYGWSANMERIMQSQTLSDASKQAYMRGKRVLEINPRHPIIKELRDRVAKDPEDESVEQTAQLMYQTALLESGFLLNDPKDFASRIYSSVKSSLNVSPDAAVEEEEDIEEPEAETDDKEAAAKDDSDAKDEL, from the exons ATGAGGAAGTGGACGATCCCTTCGGTCCTGTTTCTGTTatgtcttcttttccttcttccaGATCAAG GTCGGAGGATTCAAGCAAATGCGGAAGCTGAATCTGATGCCCCTGTTGATCCGCCAAAGGTTGAGGAAAAGTTTGGTGCTGTTCCACATGGTTTATCCACTGATTCTGATGTCGTTAAAAG GGAATCGGAGTCTATGTCTAGGAAAACTCTCCGAGCTGATGCAGAGAAATTTGAGTTCCAAGCTGAGGTCTCTCGGCTTATGGACATCATTATCAACTCCCTTTACAGTAACAAGGACATCTTCTTGAGGGAGCTGATCTCGAATGCATCGGAT GCGCTGGACAAGATTAGGTTCCTGTCACTTACTGACAAGGAGGTACTTGGGGAAGGTGATAACACTAAGCTTGAGATCCAG ATTAAActggataaagaaaagaaaattctttCCATTCGTGACAGAGGTATAGGAATGACCAAGGAGGATTTAATAAAGAACTTGGGAACTATAGCTAAATCTGGAACTTCAG CCTTTGTTGAGAAGATGCAGACAAGTGGAGACCTTAATCTGATTGGACAATTTGGTGTTGGGTTTTACTCGGTCTATCTTGTAGCTGACTATGTTGAGGTCATCAGCAAGCATAACGATGACAAACA ATATGTCTGGGAGTCTAAGGCTGATGGTGCATTTGCCATTTCTGAAGATGTATGGAATGAACCTCTTGGTCGTGGAACTGAAATTAGATTGCACCTTAGAGATGAAGCAGGAGAATATTTGGACGAGTACAAACTAAAG GACCTGGTGAAGAAATACTCTGAATTCATCAACTTCCCTATAAATCTTTGGGCAAGCAAAGAGGTTGAGAAGGAGGTTCCTGTTGATGAAGACGAGTCAACTGATGAAGAGGAAACAT CTGAAACCAGCTCTTctgaagaaggagatgaagatgATTCTGAGAAGCCAGAAGATGAGAAAAAGCCTAAAACTAAGAAAGTGAAGGAAACCACTTATGAGTGGGAGCTTTTGAACGATGTGAAAGCTATATGGCTTCGGAATCCAAAGGAGGTGACAGAGGAAGAGTATACGAAATTCTATCACTCACTTGCAAAG GACTTCAGTGATGAGAAGCCCCTTGCTTGGAGTCACTTTAATGCTGAAGGTGATGTTGAGTTCAAGGCTGTACTATTTGTCCCTCCTAAGGCTCCTCAAGATTTATATGAAAGCTACTACAACTCCAAGAAATCCAACTTGAAGTTATATGTCAGACGGGTCTTTATCTCTGATGAATTTGACGAATTGTTGCCCAAGTACTTGAGTTTCCTAATG GGTCTTGTTGATTCTGACACCTTACCCCTCAATGTCTCAAGAGAAATGCTTCAGCAGCACAGCAGCTTGAAGACAATTAAGAAGAAACTCATCCGCAAGGCCCTTGACATGATACGCAAGATTGCTGATGAGGATCCTGATGAATCTAACGACAAGGACAAGAAAG ATGTCGAAGAATCCAGTGCAGACAACGAGAAGAAAGGTCAATACACAAAGTTTTGGAATGAATTTGGAAAGTCAGTAAAACTTGGTATCATAGAAGATGCAACTAACAGAAACCGCTTGGCTAAGCTCCTCCGATTTGAGAC CTCAAAATCAGATGGTAAACTAACTTCCCTAGATCAGTACATCTCAAGGATGAAGGCTGGACAGAAGGATATCTTCTATATAACTGGAGCTAGCAAAGAGCAGTTGGAGAAATCACCATTCCTTGAGAGGCTAACGAAGAAAAATTATGAG GTAATTTTCTTCACGGACCCTGTAGATGAATACCTGATGCAGTACCTGATGGATTATGAAGACAATAAGTTCCAAAATGTGTCCAAAGAGGGCCTGAAACTGGGCAAGGATTCAAAAGCCAAAGAGCTCAAGGAGTCATTTAAGGAGCTAACCAAATGGTGGAAGGGTGCTCTTGCTAGTGACAATATAGACGATGTCAAGATTAGCAACCGTTTGGCCGACACCCCTTGTGTAGTTGTGACATCGAAGTATGGTTGGAGTGCCAATATGGAAAGAATCATGCAGTCACAAACTCTGTCAGATGCAAGCAAGCAGGCGTATATGCGGGGGAAAAGGGTGCTTGAGATCAACCCTAGGCACCCAATTATCAAGGAGCTTCGGGACAGAGTAGCAAAGGACCCTGAG GATGAGAGCGTGGAGCAAACGGCTCAGCTAATGTACCAAACAGCATTACTGGAGAGCGGTTTCCTGCTCAATGACCCAAAGGATTTTGCCTCCCGCATCTACAGCTCAGTTAAGAGCAGTTTAAATGTCAGCCCTGATGCAGCAGTTGAGGAAGAAGAGGATATTGAGGAACCTGAAGCTGAAACTGATGACAAAGAAGCTGCtgccaaagatgattctgatgccaAGGACGAATTATAG
- the LOC104238752 gene encoding uncharacterized protein translates to MTLEDFFTLTEMSNGLTAPARVQDLVSIMQKEVCVVKNAGEITRQWSAVASAIAATENKECLELFIQLDGLCFVDSWLKDAQNFVDETSDNVEELITRLLVAVERLHVDFEKSVSSGIRVTVKSLLDHESSKVQQRARALFDNWEREKNNDAVSVGCEIPQTIVDGGTRVIENVVRENEQSEPSPENVSLSGGGSGEKCEENVSNNIMPSSRSDVGNSSGVDDTKTSDQNLEHSTVKDGHPLSPLLKPVGEDQKVESSTYHAETISAIDTCSSASLSHGALDRQTGVPVLESVNCSNHTQEGRSSEKLDSASSKPLEEKTSSSGTDAGDTSDAGNGSDLQRQTDIKDEVSCRGKSPSDDASVVISEGKTLMDDSSRPTNHSRSSMVLGAKDRKYNIDRLHNSSSEHSLECPKDLGAILSKVDLINGDDKQVTDESEDDSESDSEFGEPRTVSKDSGVFGKKCDIEFDYGIIDPLEVARQVAIEVEREVQSCSSEKIQESKIHEPDSADSMSAKECQKVESSKKQVLRGMALLTEASITNSEAGPKNEKVKVESSQGTDLDANAEKGQCDFDLNLEVCSDDIDHVVSTCISVVSASKATAAPGMPVAPLEFEGALGWKGSASTSAFRPASSRRVPESAKAVFSGGSRNDSSKKQQQGWLDIDLNVAEGGNDKSAELFTVKLPLPSALPSGESSVEASSRKSERVELDLNCASEEGEAPSDWRMEGRILSDRNGHWSPSPSSSSSSKHLSSRNFDLNDQPSFLNNSSDLSYFKKPSQNISASGGIKSANSVVSIMGMKVEVKREDVPQFFPFPNGRTAENTVDLTVARSGGVLGMGSPFLYTPSPTFGYNSIVPGPPIPFSSAMYGPGGPIPYMVDSRGAPMVPQFAGSASAIPPSFAQQPFIISMAGAPVSNGVLPPQSGLDLNTSLIFEGGNRDLGGLRQFFTQGQARSMDEHLRTSSQPSTSSLAGEKRKEPDGGWEPYPFKLHPPSWK, encoded by the coding sequence ATGACACTCGAGGACTTTTTCACCCTGACTGAGATGAGTAATGGGCTTACAGCTCCTGCTCGAGTTCAGGATCTAGTCTCTATTATGCAGAAAGAAGTTTGCGTTGTCAAGAATGCTGGTGAAATAACAAGGCAATGGTCTGCTGTTGCTAGCGCAATTGCTGCAACTGAGAATAAAGAGTGTCTTGAACTCTTTATCCAGCTAGATGGACTCTGCTTTGTTGACAGTTGGTTAAAGGATGCTCAGAATTTTGTTGATGAAACGAGTGACAACGTGGAAGAGTTGATCACTCGGTTACTGGTAGCGGTTGAAAGGCTTCATGTAGACTTTGAGAAATCAGTTTCTTCTGGAATCAGGGTTACTGTGAAAAGCCTCCTTGACCATGAGAGCTCTAAGGTGCAACAGAGGGCTCGTGCACTGTTTGATAATTGGGAGAGAGAAAAAAATAATGATGCAGTTTCAGTCGGTTGTGAAATACCACAGACGATAGTTGATGGTGGGACGAGAGTAATTGAAAACGTCGTCCGAGAAAATGAACAGTCAGAACCTTCTCCGGAGAACGTCTCTCTTTCTGGTGGGGGTTCTGGAGAGAAGTGTGAGGAAAATGTTAGCAATAATATTATGCCATCTTCAAGGTCTGATGTTGGTAATTCTTCTGGGGTTGACGATACCAAGACATCTGACCAAAATTTGGAGCATTCAACGGTGAAGGATGGGCATCCGCTGTCTCCTCTATTAAAGCCTGTTGGTGAAGATCAGAAGGTAGAATCCTCAACATATCATGCAGAGACGATCAGTGCAATTGATACGTGCAGTTCTGCAAGTTTATCACATGGTGCTCTTGATCGGCAGACAGGGGTTCCCGTTTTGGAGTCTGTTAATTGTTCAAACCACACTCAAGAAGGAAGAAGTTCTGAGAAGTTAGACTCGGCGTCGTCGAAACCATTGGAGGAGAAAACTAGTTCTTCAGGTACTGATGCAGGAGACACTTCAGATGCTGGCAATGGTTCAGATTTACAAAGACAAACTGATATCAAGGATGAAGTTAGCTGCAGAGGAAAATCGCCTTCTGATGATGCATCGGTGGTGATTTCTGAAGGAAAGACGTTGATGGATGATAGCAGCAGACCTACAAATCATAGCAGAAGTTCCATGGTGCTTGGTGCTAAAGACAGAAAATACAACATCGACAGATTGCACAACTCCTCCAGCGAGCATAGTCTGGAATGTCCCAAAGATTTAGGAGCTATTTTGTCAAAGGTAGATCTCATTAATGGGGATGACAAGCAGGTCACTGATGAAAGTGAAGATGATTCGGAAAGTGACTCTGAATTTGGAGAACCACGAACAGTTAGTAAAGACTCTGGTGTGTTTGGTAAGAAATGTGATATTGAATTCGATTATGGCATTATAGATCCTCTGGAAGTTGCTCGACAAGTTGCCATAGAGGTGGAGAGAGAAGTTCAGAGTTGCAGTTCTGAGAAAATACAGGAAAGTAAAATTCATGAGCCTGATAGCGCTGATTCTATGAGTGCAAAAGAATGCCAAAAAGTTGAGAGCTCTAAGAAGCAAGTACTAAGAGGAATGGCTCTTTTGACGGAGGCTTCAATTACAAACTCTGAAGCTGGACCTAAAAATGAAAAAGTAAAGGTGGAATCCTCTCAGGGTACTGATCTTGACGCCAATGCTGAGAAGGGCCAGTGTGATTTTGATCTGAATCTAGAGGTTTGCTCAGACGATATAGATCATGTTGTATCTACCTGCATCTCTGTTGTTTCTGCTTCGAAGGCAACAGCTGCCCCTGGGATGCCTGTTGCTCCATTGGAATTTGAAGGGGCTCTTGGATGGAAAGGATCCGCTTCAACCAGTGCATTTCGGCCAGCATCGTCTCGCCGGGTTCCTGAAAGTGCCAAGGCTGTTTTCTCTGGTGGGAGTAGGAATGACAGCAGCAAAAAGCAACAGCAAGGTTGGCTTGATATTGATCTTAATGTAGCTGAAGGTGGAAATGACAAATCTGCAGAACTTTTCACTGTCAAACTTCCGTTACCATCTGCACTTCCTTCAGGGGAATCTTCCGTTGAAGCTAGCTCCAGAAAATCAGAAAGAGTGGAGTTGGATCTCAACTGTGCAAGTGAGGAGGGTGAGGCACCTTCAGATTGGCGCATGGAGGGAAGGATTTTGTCGGATAGGAATGGCCATTGGAGTCCATCTCCATCGTCATCATCGTCGTCCAAGCATCTTTCATCACGGAACTTTGATCTAAATGACCAACCGTCGTTTCTCAACAATTCTTCAGATCTATCTTACTTCAAGAAACCATCTCAAAATATTAGCGCATCCGGAGGGATAAAATCGGCTAATTCTGTAGTATCCATTATGGGCATGAAGGTAGAGGTCAAACGTGAAGATGTTCCTCAATTCTTTCCATTTCCAAATGGCAGGACTGCAGAAAATACAGTTGATCTTACTGTTGCAAGAAGTGGAGGTGTCTTGGGAATGGGATCTCCATTTCTATATACCCCTTCACCCACCTTTGGTTACAATAGCATTGTACCAGGTCCTCCCATCCCGTTCTCCTCAGCAATGTATGGACCCGGTGGCCCTATTCCTTACATGGTAGATTCCCGAGGTGCGCCTATGGTACCTCAATTTGCTGGCTCTGCTTCAGCAATACCACCATCATTCGCTCAACAACCATTCATTATAAGCATGGCTGGTGCACCTGTTTCAAATGGGGTCCTGCCACCACAGAGTGGTCTGGATCTCAACACTAGTTTGATATTTGAGGGAGGAAATAGAGACCTTGGAGGTCTGAGGCAGTTTTTCACGCAGGGTCAAGCCAGGTCGATGGATGAACACTTAAGGACCAGCTCACAACCCTCAACCAGTTCACTTGCTGGTGAGAAACGCAAAGAACCGGATGGTGGTTGGGAGCCTTACCCTTTTAAACTTCATCCACCATCGTGGAAGTAA
- the LOC104238753 gene encoding endoplasmin homolog yields MRKWTIPSVLFLLCLLFLLPDQGRRIQANAEAESDVPVDPPKVEEKFGAIPHGLSTDSDVVKRESESMSRKTLRADAEKFEFQAEVSRLMDIIINSLYSNKDIFLRELISNASDALDKIRFLSLTDKEVLGEGENTKLEIQIKLDKEKKILSIRDRGIGMTKEDLIKNLGTIAKSGTSAFVEKMQTSGDLNLIGQFGVGFYSVYLVADYVEVISKHNDDKQYVWESKADGAFAISEDVWNEPLGRGTEIRLHLRDEAGEYLDEYKLKDLVKKYSEFINFPIYLWASKEVEKEVPTDEDESSDEEETSETSPSEDEEEDDSEKAEDEKKPKTKKVKETTYEWELLNDVKAIWLRNPKEVTEEEYTKFYHSLAKDFSDEKPLAWSHFNAEGDVEFKAVLFVPPKAPQDLYESYYNSKKSNLKLYVRRVFISDEFDELLPKYLSFLMGLVDSDTLPLNVSREMLQQHSSLKTIKKKLIRKALDMIRKIADEDPDESNDKDKKDIEESSADNEKKGQYAKFWNEFGKSVKLGIIEDATNRNRLAKLLRFETSKSDGKLTSLDQYISRMKAGQKDIFYITGASKEQLEKSPFLERLTKKNYEVIFFTDPVDEYLMQYLMDYEDHKFQNVSKEGLKLGKDSKAKELKESFKELTKWWKGALASDNVDDVKISNRLADTPCVVVTSKYGWSANMERIMQSQTLSDASKQAYMRGKRVLEINPRHPIIKELRERVVKDPEDESVKQTAQLMYQTALLESGFLLNDPKDFASRIYSSVKSSLNVSPDAAVEEEEDVEEPEAETDDKEAAAKDDSDAKDEL; encoded by the exons ATGAGGAAGTGGACGATCCCTTCCGTCCTGTTTCTGTTATGCCTTTTGTTCCTTCTTCCAGATCAAG GTCGGAGGATACAAGCAAATGCGGAAGCTGAATCTGACGTCCCTGTTGATCCGCCAAAGGTTGAGGAAAAATTTGGTGCTATTCCACACGGTTTATCAACCGATTCTGATGTTGTTAAAAG GGAATCGGAGTCTATGTCAAGGAAAACTCTGCGAGCTGATGCGGAGAAATTTGAGTTCCAGGCTGAGGTGTCTCGGCTTATGGACATTATTATTAACTCCCTTTACAGTAACAAGGACATCTTCTTGAGGGAGCTGATCTCGAATGCATCAGAC GCGCTGGACAAGATTAGATTCCTGTCACTTACTGACAAGGAGGTACTTGGGGAAGGTGAAAACACTAAGCTTGAGATCCAG ATTAAActggataaagaaaagaaaattctttCCATTCGTGACAGAGGTATAGGAATGACTAAGGAGGATTTAATAAAGAACTTGGGAACCATAGCTAAATCTGGAACTTCAG CCTTTGTTGAGAAGATGCAGACAAGTGGAGACCTTAATCTGATCGGACAATTTGGTGTTGGGTTTTACTCGGTCTATCTTGTAGCTGACTATGTTGAGGTCATCAGCAAGCATAACGATGACAAACA ATATGTCTGGGAGTCAAAGGCTGATGGGGCATTTGCCATTTCTGAAGATGTATGGAATGAACCTCTTGGTCGTGGAACTGAAATTAGATTGCACCTTAGAGATGAAGCAGGAGAATATTTGGACGAGTACAAACTAAAG GACCTGGTGAAGAAATACTCTGAATTCATCAACTTCCCTATATATCTCTGGGCTAGCAAAGAGGTTGAGAAGGAGGTTCCTACCGACGAAGACGAGTCAAGCGATGAAGAGGAAACAT CTGAAACTAGCCCTtctgaagatgaagaagaagatgattctGAGAAGGCAGAAGATGAGAAAAAGCCCAAAACTAAGAAGGTGAAGGAAACCACTTATGAGTGGGAGCTTTTAAATGATGTGAAAGCTATATGGCTTCGGAATCCAAAGGAGGTGACAGAGGAAGAGTATACGAAATTCTATCACTCACTTGCAAAG GACTTCAGTGATGAGAAGCCCCTTGCTTGGAGTCACTTTAATGCTGAAGGTGATGTTGAGTTCAAGGCTGTACTATTTGTCCCTCCTAAGGCTCCTCAAGATTTATATGAAAGCTACTACAACTCCAAGAAATCCAACTTGAAGTTATATGTCAGACGGGTCTTTATCTCTGATGAATTTGACGAATTGTTACCCAAGTACTTGAGTTTCCTAATG GGTCTTGTTGATTCTGACACCTTACCCCTCAATGTCTCAAGAGAAATGCTTCAGCAGCACAGCAGCTTGAAGACAATTAAGAAGAAACTCATCCGCAAGGCTCTTGACATGATACGCAAGATTGCTGATGAGGATCCTGATGAATCTAACGACAAGGATAAGAAAG ATATCGAAGAATCCAGTGCAGACAATGAGAAGAAAGGTCAATATGCAAAGTTTTGGAATGAATTTGGAAAGTCAGTAAAACTTGGTATTATAGAAGATGCAACTAACAGAAATCGCTTGGCTAAGCTCCTCCGATTTGAGAC CTCAAAATCAGATGGTAAACTAACTTCGCTAGACCAGTACATCTCAAGGATGAAGGCTGGACAGAAGGATATCTTCTATATAACTGGAGCTAGCAAAGAGCAGTTAGAGAAATCACCATTCCTTGAGAGGCtaacaaagaaaaattatgag GTGATTTTCTTCACGGACCCCGTAGATGAATACCTAATGCAGTACCTTATGGACTATGAAGACCATAAGTTCCAAAATGTGTCCAAAGAGGGCCTGAAACTGGGCAAGGATTCGAAAGCCAAAGAGCTCAAGGAGTCATTTAAGGAGCTAACCAAATGGTGGAAGGGTGCTCTTGCTAGTGACAATGTAGATGATGTCAAGATTAGCAACCGTTTGGCCGACACTCCTTGTGTAGTTGTGACATCGAAATACGGTTGGAGTGCCAATATGGAAAGAATCATGCAGTCACAAACTCTTTCAGATGCTAGCAAGCAGGCGTATATGCGGGGTAAAAGGGTGCTTGAGATCAACCCTAGGCACCCAATTATTAAGGAGCTTCGGGAGAGAGTAGTAAAGGACCCTGAG GATGAGAGCGTGAAGCAAACGGCTCAGTTAATGTACCAAACAGCATTACTGGAGAGTGGTTTCCTGCTCAATGACCCAAAGGATTTTGCCTCCCGCATCTACAGCTCAGTTAAGAGCAGTTTAAATGTTAGCCCTGATGCAGCAGTTGAGGAAGAAGAGGATGTTGAGGAACCTGAAGCTGAAACTGATGACAAAGAAGCTGCtgccaaagatgattctgatgccaAGGACGAATTATAG